The Streptomyces laurentii genome contains a region encoding:
- a CDS encoding cytoplasmic copper homeostasis protein cutC (CutC family; cl01218;~Cytoplasmic copper homeostasis protein cutC [Streptomyces venezuelae ATCC10712];~Peptidase family U32; cl03113;~identified by MetaGeneAnnotator; putative) — protein sequence MSDRAVLEVIALDEADAVAAQAGGADRLELVTDMAADGLTPSQAAFTAIRAAVDIPLRVMLRLTDGFAAGDARQVADLVRRAVALRSAGADEFVLGFLTPDGQPDLVAIERLIAVLDGCHWTFHRAIDRAADRDHLRRQLADMPGLDTYLTAGAATGVDDGLDVLAAEAARTGEPGYEPTILVGGGLRLDHLPRLRAAGLTAFHIGGAARPNGWAAPVAEKSVRTWREAIDA from the coding sequence ATGAGCGACCGTGCAGTGCTGGAGGTGATCGCGCTCGACGAGGCGGACGCGGTCGCCGCGCAGGCCGGTGGGGCGGACCGCCTGGAACTGGTCACCGACATGGCGGCGGACGGGCTCACCCCGTCCCAGGCGGCCTTCACGGCGATCCGCGCGGCGGTCGACATCCCGCTGCGCGTGATGCTCCGGCTGACGGACGGCTTCGCGGCGGGCGACGCCCGGCAGGTGGCCGACCTGGTACGGCGCGCGGTCGCGCTGCGCTCGGCCGGGGCCGACGAGTTCGTGCTCGGCTTCCTCACCCCGGATGGCCAGCCCGACCTGGTCGCGATCGAGCGCCTGATCGCCGTCCTGGACGGCTGCCACTGGACCTTCCACCGCGCCATCGACCGCGCCGCCGACCGCGACCACCTGCGCCGTCAGCTCGCGGACATGCCGGGCCTCGACACGTACCTGACAGCGGGCGCCGCCACGGGGGTCGACGACGGCCTGGACGTCCTCGCGGCCGAGGCCGCGCGGACCGGCGAACCGGGCTACGAGCCGACGATCCTGGTCGGCGGCGGCCTCCGCCTCGACCACCTCCCGCGCCTGCGCGCGGCCGGCCTCACCGCCTTCCACATCGGCGGCGCGGCCCGCCCGAACGGCTGGGCGGCACCGGTGGCGGAGAAGTCGGTACGGACGTGGCGCGAGGCGATCGACGCGTAG
- a CDS encoding hypothetical protein (identified by MetaGeneAnnotator; putative;~sequence version:1), giving the protein MYRHFIAPARGFTQFSHGLIRHPRLNSDAVRILTWQLSLPEGAKESLSRTAERAGIGACAFTRAKRQLLAEGFLHERRSQGPRGRWTTQHMLSNQPLSEAEAAKLMGREPGTVVVAASAPGPRIPTVGEPRGPLADGSPKQDRVVDTSDHPPEDGAPEREPEREQVAEPEREPVAEAPEPDVRASARALVGALPLLSPLLRHIPPGMRDELTRLAADWLTAGHSSADIHAHLLRGLPKNGTPVHRPGGLVRYLLRDVPPTDPASPPPPSGPRLSSRLAGARECESGRHTQPMLFRPSADETLCPSCAAK; this is encoded by the coding sequence ATGTATCGGCACTTTATCGCGCCCGCGCGCGGTTTCACCCAGTTCTCGCACGGCCTCATCCGGCATCCGCGGCTCAACTCGGACGCGGTGCGGATCCTGACCTGGCAACTCTCGCTCCCCGAGGGGGCGAAGGAGTCGCTGTCCCGTACGGCTGAACGCGCCGGGATCGGGGCGTGCGCGTTCACCCGGGCGAAGCGTCAACTGCTGGCGGAGGGCTTCCTCCACGAGCGCCGGAGCCAAGGTCCCCGGGGGCGGTGGACGACCCAACACATGCTCTCCAACCAGCCGTTGAGCGAGGCGGAGGCGGCCAAGCTGATGGGCCGGGAGCCGGGGACGGTGGTCGTCGCCGCATCGGCGCCGGGTCCCCGGATTCCGACGGTCGGTGAGCCGAGGGGTCCGCTGGCCGACGGTTCTCCAAAGCAAGACCGTGTCGTAGACACCTCCGACCATCCGCCCGAGGACGGCGCCCCGGAGCGGGAGCCGGAGCGGGAGCAGGTGGCCGAGCCGGAGCGGGAGCCGGTGGCGGAAGCCCCCGAGCCGGACGTACGCGCCTCGGCCCGCGCCCTCGTCGGCGCACTGCCGCTGCTCTCGCCTCTGCTCCGCCACATCCCGCCCGGCATGCGGGACGAACTGACCCGGCTGGCCGCCGACTGGCTGACGGCTGGGCACAGTTCCGCCGACATCCACGCCCACCTGCTGCGCGGCCTGCCCAAGAACGGCACCCCGGTCCACCGCCCGGGCGGCCTGGTTCGCTACCTGCTGCGCGACGTCCCGCCCACGGACCCCGCGTCGCCGCCGCCCCCGTCCGGCCCGCGCCTGTCGTCGCGGCTGGCCGGAGCGCGGGAATGCGAGAGCGGTCGGCACACCCAGCCGATGCTGTTTCGGCCCTCCGCCGACGAGACCCTGTGCCCGTCCTGCGCCGCTAAATGA
- a CDS encoding hypothetical protein (identified by MetaGeneAnnotator; putative;~sequence version:1) yields MRATIGVMKKTLTAVSAALVALGLAAPAEAAPRDTPALMCSLGTVDVQHPPIGYDVTPIFELARRLGLGDPGAVGLGCDKGVRTDPYSEEIQPYPERGPVVLRSQEPGKGSTQLYCTDSRGGWGKMHGLPVEVFWVVGTGCVSEANPVVI; encoded by the coding sequence GTGCGGGCCACCATCGGCGTCATGAAGAAGACTCTCACCGCTGTCTCCGCCGCCCTGGTCGCCCTGGGCCTGGCCGCACCCGCCGAGGCGGCCCCCCGGGACACCCCGGCGCTGATGTGTTCGCTGGGCACGGTCGACGTCCAGCACCCTCCGATCGGCTACGACGTCACCCCCATCTTCGAGTTGGCGCGACGGCTGGGCCTGGGCGATCCCGGTGCTGTCGGCCTGGGCTGCGACAAGGGCGTGCGGACCGACCCGTACTCCGAGGAGATCCAGCCCTACCCGGAGCGCGGGCCGGTCGTGCTCCGCTCCCAGGAACCGGGGAAGGGCTCGACCCAGCTGTACTGCACCGACTCGCGCGGCGGCTGGGGCAAGATGCACGGCCTGCCGGTGGAGGTGTTCTGGGTGGTCGGGACCGGCTGCGTCTCGGAAGCCAACCCGGTCGTCATTTAG
- a CDS encoding metal dependent phosphohydrolase (COG1896 Predicted hydrolases of HD superfamily;~HD domain; pfam13023;~identified by MetaGeneAnnotator; putative;~metal dependent phosphohydrolase [Verrucosispora maris AB-18-032]), with protein MADDTAYAEGTAGFIFEMGVLKNAKRTGWWFTGNNNPESIAEHSFRVGVIGAVLAMMEGVDPAKVALMCLFHDTQETRIGDIPHIGRRYLDAAANETVTEDQVSAAHPAVRDGVRRVVGEYEAKETRESVVARDADKLECLVQAVEYRAQGYALVQDWIDTSLSSLRTDSARELAEAALTMSPLEWRRTFLNR; from the coding sequence ATGGCAGACGACACCGCGTACGCCGAGGGCACAGCCGGCTTCATCTTCGAGATGGGCGTGCTCAAGAACGCCAAACGGACCGGATGGTGGTTCACCGGTAACAACAATCCCGAGTCGATCGCCGAGCATTCGTTCCGGGTCGGGGTCATCGGGGCCGTGCTGGCCATGATGGAAGGGGTGGATCCGGCGAAGGTCGCGCTGATGTGTCTGTTCCACGACACGCAGGAGACGCGGATCGGGGACATCCCGCACATCGGCCGCCGCTATCTCGACGCCGCCGCCAACGAGACCGTCACCGAGGATCAGGTGTCCGCCGCGCATCCGGCGGTGCGGGACGGGGTGCGGCGGGTGGTCGGGGAGTACGAGGCGAAGGAGACGCGCGAGTCGGTCGTCGCGCGGGACGCCGACAAGCTGGAGTGTCTGGTGCAGGCCGTGGAGTACCGGGCGCAGGGATACGCCCTGGTCCAGGACTGGATCGACACCTCGCTGAGCAGCCTGCGGACGGACTCCGCGCGGGAGTTGGCCGAGGCCGCTCTGACGATGTCGCCGCTGGAGTGGCGCAGGACTTTCCTGAATCGCTGA
- a CDS encoding ABC transport system ATP-binding protein (ABC transport system ATP-binding protein [Streptomyces albus J1074];~ABC transporter signature motif;~ATP binding site [chemical binding];~D-loop;~H-loop/switch region;~Q-loop/lid;~This family is comprised of MJ0796 ATP-binding cassette, macrolide-specific ABC-type efflux carrier (MacAB), and proteins involved in cell division (FtsE), and release of liporoteins from the cytoplasmic membrane (LolCDE). They are clustered together...; cd03255;~Walker A/P-loop;~Walker B;~identified by MetaGeneAnnotator; putative;~lipoprotein releasing system, ATP-binding protein; TIGR02211): MTTSAASAAGHRAAPATPDAAGSGGLRLDDVTLTLGDGDAAVTALDHVSLRVAPGEFVAVVGPSGSGKSSLLAVAGGLQRPTSGAVRIAGTELTALSDKQRTEARRHHIGFVFQQSNLLASLTVLEQLLLPLHIDGRLDAAARVRAAELIEAVGLTHRTGSRPHQLSGGERQRAGLARALMTSPAVLLVDEPTSALDRVRSAEAVRLIAEQTHERGTATVMVTHDAAIMDAADRVYEMVDGRLS; this comes from the coding sequence ATGACCACCTCCGCCGCCTCCGCCGCCGGCCACCGGGCCGCCCCGGCCACCCCGGACGCCGCGGGCTCCGGCGGCCTGCGCCTGGACGACGTCACCCTCACCCTGGGGGACGGTGACGCCGCCGTCACCGCCCTCGACCACGTCAGCCTGCGCGTCGCCCCCGGCGAGTTCGTCGCCGTCGTCGGCCCCTCCGGATCCGGCAAGTCCAGCCTCCTCGCCGTCGCGGGCGGCCTCCAGCGCCCCACCTCCGGCGCCGTCCGGATCGCCGGCACCGAGCTGACCGCCCTGTCGGACAAGCAGCGCACCGAGGCCCGGCGCCACCACATCGGCTTCGTCTTCCAGCAGTCGAACCTGCTGGCCTCCCTCACCGTCCTGGAACAGCTCCTGCTCCCGCTGCACATCGACGGACGCCTCGACGCCGCGGCCCGCGTCCGGGCCGCCGAACTCATCGAAGCCGTCGGGCTCACCCACCGCACCGGCTCCCGGCCGCACCAGCTGTCCGGCGGCGAACGCCAGCGCGCGGGCCTGGCCCGCGCCCTGATGACCTCCCCCGCCGTCCTGCTCGTGGACGAGCCCACCTCCGCGCTGGACCGGGTCCGCTCCGCCGAGGCGGTACGGCTGATCGCCGAACAGACCCATGAACGCGGAACGGCGACGGTCATGGTCACTCACGACGCGGCGATAATGGACGCCGCAGACCGGGTGTACGAGATGGTCGACGGCCGCCTTTCCTGA
- a CDS encoding ABC-type antimicrobial peptide transport system (ABC-type antimicrobial peptide transport system [Streptomyces albus J1074];~ABC-type antimicrobial peptide transport system, permeasecomponent [Defense mechanisms]; COG0577;~ABC-type transport system, involved in lipoprotein release, permeasecomponent [Cell envelope biogenesis, outer membrane]; COG4591;~identified by MetaGeneAnnotator; putative), whose translation MFLALRDLRFARGRFALMGAVVALIAVLGVLLSGLASGLADAGISGLRALPVTHLAFDEKATSEQFSRSTVDEEDWRTWAGAPGVERAEPFGNTLANAQVTQGAKKGEQVNLAVFGMAADSSLAPAPTEGKSLKEGGAGGVVITREIADLGVRIGDVLTADRSEVRLKVVGLVDETVSYGHIGVAYTDLDTWRHLHYGLPGNLPEAASREATAVALTLKPGTSAAAVEKATGTRAETREATFDASPGYAAESSTMALIKGFLYAISALVVGAFFTVWTVQRKAEIALLKALGAPTGYILRDALAQVVAVLVGATAAGTAVGLALGSVMIGKAPFSLSAPAIATSSGLLIALGTVGAVVAVRRITAVDPLTALGATR comes from the coding sequence GTGTTCCTCGCCCTACGCGATCTGCGCTTCGCCCGCGGTCGCTTCGCCCTGATGGGCGCGGTGGTCGCGCTCATCGCCGTGCTCGGCGTCCTGCTGTCGGGACTCGCCTCCGGCCTGGCGGACGCCGGAATCTCCGGTCTGCGCGCGCTGCCCGTGACCCATCTGGCCTTCGACGAGAAGGCGACCAGCGAGCAGTTCTCCCGCTCGACCGTGGACGAGGAGGACTGGCGGACGTGGGCCGGGGCCCCGGGGGTGGAGCGCGCGGAGCCCTTCGGGAACACCCTGGCCAACGCCCAGGTGACCCAGGGCGCCAAGAAGGGCGAGCAGGTCAACCTCGCCGTCTTCGGCATGGCCGCGGACTCCTCCCTGGCCCCGGCCCCCACCGAGGGCAAGAGCCTGAAGGAGGGCGGCGCGGGAGGCGTCGTGATCACCCGCGAGATCGCCGATCTCGGCGTGCGGATCGGCGACGTCCTGACCGCCGACCGGAGCGAGGTGCGGCTGAAGGTCGTGGGCCTGGTCGACGAGACCGTCTCCTACGGCCACATCGGCGTCGCCTACACCGACCTCGACACCTGGCGGCACCTGCACTACGGCCTCCCGGGGAACCTGCCGGAGGCAGCGAGCCGCGAGGCCACCGCCGTCGCCCTGACCCTGAAGCCGGGCACCTCCGCCGCCGCGGTGGAGAAGGCGACCGGGACCCGCGCCGAGACCAGGGAAGCCACCTTCGACGCGTCCCCCGGCTACGCGGCCGAGTCGAGCACCATGGCCCTGATCAAGGGCTTCCTGTACGCCATCTCCGCCCTGGTCGTCGGCGCGTTCTTCACCGTCTGGACGGTCCAGCGCAAGGCCGAGATCGCCCTGCTGAAGGCGCTCGGCGCCCCCACCGGGTACATCCTGCGCGACGCGCTCGCCCAGGTCGTCGCCGTGCTCGTCGGCGCCACGGCGGCCGGCACCGCCGTCGGCCTGGCCCTGGGCAGCGTGATGATCGGCAAGGCTCCCTTCTCCCTCTCCGCCCCGGCCATCGCCACCTCCTCCGGCCTCCTCATCGCCCTCGGCACCGTGGGCGCCGTCGTCGCCGTCCGCCGCATCACCGCCGTCGACCCCCTGACCGCTCTGGGAGCCACCCGATGA